A window of Psychroflexus sp. ALD_RP9 contains these coding sequences:
- a CDS encoding LETM1-related biofilm-associated protein, whose protein sequence is MNPSANAWIPKLLSSLNQVDNPNYQKLRECGFVYGTNISTCFKNQSISSLTLSKEELAKINLVSALYAITQTTTRIDSSNFTDFIVEFYSELEKPKTKPLSWFKLNQSPESKLESIIAKRVQTNSSVLERNFSNILTNVFLNIDVETFHHFTVYKSDCVEFSRKFESALTNIVSIALHFKSKKTSTEHILTKLLESSLRYQSKAIVFSPNVEELKLDFLKTLTSKLYILDIACMAIFSDEKVEASELDFIYSLSLRLNLTTKQADEAITSIKLFIKNHRDEISYFNTSNPIKHFYDRTYRSTTTLLIRNKKRLINEIYESKELLILLSKSTHTELNSEEKRLVKQQLIDIFKSIPSLAIFALPGGGVLLPIIIKFIPKLLPSSFNENLND, encoded by the coding sequence ATGAATCCTTCAGCAAATGCGTGGATACCAAAGTTGCTATCTAGTCTCAATCAAGTTGATAATCCTAATTACCAAAAATTAAGAGAATGTGGCTTTGTTTATGGTACAAATATTTCAACCTGCTTTAAAAATCAATCAATATCTAGCTTAACATTATCAAAAGAAGAACTTGCAAAAATTAATTTAGTCTCTGCATTGTACGCCATCACTCAAACTACAACAAGAATAGATTCATCTAATTTTACAGATTTTATAGTTGAGTTTTATAGCGAATTAGAGAAACCTAAAACAAAACCTTTAAGCTGGTTTAAATTAAATCAATCGCCTGAATCTAAACTTGAGAGTATAATTGCCAAACGTGTACAGACTAATTCTAGCGTATTAGAACGTAATTTCAGCAACATCTTAACCAATGTTTTTTTAAATATTGATGTTGAAACATTTCATCATTTCACAGTTTATAAAAGCGATTGCGTAGAGTTTTCAAGAAAATTTGAATCTGCTCTAACTAATATTGTTTCAATTGCGTTACACTTTAAATCTAAAAAAACATCTACAGAACACATATTAACAAAATTACTAGAAAGCTCATTACGATATCAATCTAAAGCTATTGTGTTTTCACCTAATGTTGAAGAGTTAAAACTTGATTTTTTAAAGACTTTAACCTCTAAACTTTATATCCTTGATATTGCTTGTATGGCGATTTTCAGTGATGAAAAGGTTGAAGCTTCTGAACTAGATTTCATTTACTCGCTTTCACTTCGATTGAATCTAACAACTAAACAGGCTGATGAAGCAATTACATCAATAAAGTTGTTTATTAAAAATCATAGAGATGAAATTTCATATTTTAATACATCTAACCCTATAAAACATTTTTACGACCGAACCTATCGTAGCACAACGACCTTATTAATCAGAAATAAAAAACGCTTAATAAACGAAATTTATGAAAGTAAAGAGTTGTTAATATTATTATCAAAATCAACTCATACGGAGTTAAATTCAGAAGAAAAACGCTTGGTTAAACAGCAGCTTATTGATATTTTTAAAAGCATCCCTTCACTAGCTATTTTTGCTTTGCCTGGTGGTGGAGTTCTACTACCAATTATCATTAAATTTATACCGAAACTATTGCCTTCATCTTTCAATGAAAACCTCAATGATTAA
- a CDS encoding glutaminyl-peptide cyclotransferase — translation MFKKLIIILLALVLVSCKDFSSNQFTLKVLNPEELTQSSTLKLKLLNPKDFSIDSLKLKNWESNETLASNSVFELQLSEQKLGVNSISVEVFSEGESVEVKTSFTVYNNKKPQLYTYNIVNEYPHDIEAYTQGLEFYKDTLYESTGLRGKSSLRKVNYKTGEIYKKVNLDQFYFGEGLTIFNEKIIQLTYQSNEGLIYNLDMEKIGKFKYNASKEGWGLTHDHQWLYKSDGSTKIWRLDQETFEEVDYIQAVTHSAVLNRLNELEYINGKIYANTYLKDGIVIINPETGAVEGLIDLRGLKKKVTQHDQLDVLNGIAFNKNTEQLFVTGKNWDKLFEIELIKK, via the coding sequence ATGTTTAAAAAACTGATTATCATTTTATTAGCTTTAGTTTTAGTGAGCTGTAAAGATTTTTCTTCAAATCAATTCACTTTGAAAGTGCTTAACCCTGAAGAACTCACACAATCATCAACGCTGAAGTTAAAATTACTAAATCCAAAAGATTTTAGTATAGATTCTTTAAAATTAAAAAACTGGGAATCAAATGAAACTTTAGCTTCAAATTCTGTTTTTGAACTTCAACTTAGTGAGCAAAAATTAGGTGTTAACTCTATTTCAGTTGAAGTATTTTCAGAAGGAGAATCGGTTGAAGTAAAAACATCTTTTACCGTTTACAATAATAAAAAACCTCAACTTTATACCTATAATATTGTTAATGAGTATCCACACGATATAGAAGCTTATACTCAAGGTTTAGAATTTTACAAAGACACCTTGTACGAAAGCACAGGTTTACGAGGAAAATCATCGCTAAGAAAAGTTAATTACAAAACCGGAGAGATTTACAAAAAAGTAAATTTAGATCAATTTTATTTTGGCGAAGGCCTAACTATTTTTAATGAAAAAATTATCCAGCTAACTTACCAATCTAATGAAGGCTTGATTTATAATTTGGATATGGAAAAAATAGGTAAGTTTAAGTATAATGCCAGTAAAGAAGGTTGGGGATTAACTCATGATCATCAGTGGCTTTACAAAAGCGATGGTTCTACTAAAATTTGGAGGTTAGACCAAGAAACTTTTGAAGAAGTTGACTATATTCAGGCAGTAACTCATTCGGCTGTTTTAAATCGTTTGAATGAATTAGAATACATTAATGGTAAAATTTATGCCAATACTTATTTGAAAGATGGTATTGTGATTATTAATCCAGAGACAGGTGCTGTTGAAGGCTTAATAGACCTACGCGGACTTAAAAAGAAGGTGACCCAACATGACCAACTTGATGTTTTAAATGGTATTGCATTCAATAAAAATACAGAACAATTGTTTGTAACTGGTAAAAACTGGGATAAGCTTTTTGAAATTGAATTAATTAAAAAGTAA
- a CDS encoding SDR family oxidoreductase produces the protein MPQDIVFITGASSGIGKSIGEHLAKHNYKVYGTSRNPKHSKNNGINFIQLDVTSSESINKAINEIIKQESKIDVLINNAGVGITGPVEEIPNEEMFKVFQTNYFGPVQLINSVLPYMRQQNKGFIINITSIAGFMGLPFRGHYSASKGAFETITEAYRLELRNTNIKLTNIAPGDFATNIASGRYHSPVNNNSFYKNTYQKSLDLMNEHVDHGSNPEQMAKKVHQILLKSKPKIHYKVGSYLQKISPFLKAILPDKTYENLLANHYKL, from the coding sequence ATGCCGCAAGATATCGTTTTCATTACTGGAGCCTCATCAGGAATAGGTAAATCAATCGGCGAACATCTTGCAAAACACAACTATAAAGTTTACGGTACAAGCCGAAATCCTAAACATTCTAAAAACAATGGGATTAATTTTATACAATTAGATGTAACGTCTTCTGAAAGTATAAATAAGGCTATTAATGAAATTATTAAACAAGAATCTAAGATTGATGTTTTAATTAATAACGCTGGTGTTGGCATTACTGGTCCAGTTGAAGAAATACCTAATGAAGAAATGTTTAAGGTTTTCCAGACCAATTATTTTGGTCCTGTACAATTAATTAATTCTGTACTGCCGTACATGCGCCAACAAAATAAGGGCTTTATCATCAACATAACCTCTATTGCTGGATTTATGGGTTTACCTTTTAGAGGCCATTATTCTGCAAGTAAAGGTGCGTTTGAAACTATTACAGAAGCCTATCGCTTAGAGTTAAGAAACACAAATATTAAACTAACCAATATTGCTCCAGGTGACTTTGCAACTAATATTGCTTCTGGCCGCTATCATTCGCCAGTTAACAACAATTCATTTTACAAAAACACCTATCAAAAATCCTTAGATTTAATGAATGAACACGTTGATCATGGTTCAAACCCTGAACAAATGGCTAAAAAAGTTCACCAAATATTATTAAAATCAAAACCTAAAATTCACTATAAGGTTGGTAGTTATTTACAAAAAATATCGCCTTTTTTAAAAGCTATTCTGCCAGATAAGACTTACGAAAATTTATTAGCAAACCATTATAAACTTTAA
- the fsa gene encoding fructose-6-phosphate aldolase, which translates to MKFFIDTANLDQIKEAQDLGILDGVTTNPSLMAKEGITGEENIINHYKAICEIVDGDVSAEVIATDFDGIVKEGEALAKLHDQIVVKVPMIKDGIKAIKYFSDKGIKTNCTLVFSVGQAILAAKAGATYVSPFIGRLDDISTDGLNLIEEIRQVYDNYMFETEILAASVRHTMHVVDCAKIGADVMTGPLSSIEGLLKHPLTDIGLEKFLADYNKNK; encoded by the coding sequence ATGAAATTTTTTATTGACACAGCAAACCTTGACCAAATTAAAGAAGCTCAGGATTTAGGCATTTTAGACGGCGTCACAACTAACCCATCTTTAATGGCTAAAGAAGGAATTACCGGTGAAGAAAATATTATTAACCACTACAAAGCAATTTGTGAAATTGTAGATGGTGATGTTAGTGCTGAAGTTATTGCCACTGATTTTGATGGCATTGTAAAAGAAGGCGAAGCTCTAGCTAAACTTCACGACCAAATCGTTGTAAAAGTACCGATGATAAAAGATGGCATAAAAGCCATAAAATATTTTTCTGATAAAGGAATTAAAACTAATTGCACATTAGTTTTTTCTGTTGGGCAAGCTATTTTAGCCGCTAAAGCTGGAGCAACTTATGTATCTCCTTTTATAGGCAGACTTGACGACATCTCGACAGATGGACTTAACTTAATTGAAGAAATTAGACAAGTTTATGATAACTACATGTTTGAAACTGAAATTCTTGCCGCTTCTGTAAGACACACAATGCATGTTGTTGATTGTGCTAAAATTGGTGCCGATGTTATGACTGGACCACTATCTTCTATTGAAGGTTTACTTAAACATCCTTTAACCGATATTGGTTTAGAAAAATTCTTAGCTGATTACAATAAAAATAAGTAA
- a CDS encoding T9SS type A sorting domain-containing protein: MNRIITLLSCLFLLFSIKTKAQCSTTPAQVSDITLSVNAGSLSVNWNEVSADTRYLVIGREASETTFTPLNGTTYTTGANLNFMAATTLGGDNSKLLANTSNESVNISGLEEGKTYHITIFAFCNNGKLYNTNITNEANSDSILFTINYCSISSNSASDTDINSISTDGFSNSDAGGTESTEYYDNTNLSPIEIFRDTVFDLDLNVSSSSTEASQVIVWIDFNRDGDFNDSSESIDFGEISANTTSTLTQAIEVPVNATLGTTRLRVVIKEGTSDPSNCGNQNGIEVEDYSININTINTSDVLNISNNSTSNTITANEQTVDFGGIDSGVGFESIFFEIKDDSNFPDGKNTEVSQMTLREGNNNTFNWDGLDLNKVVITYSDNSDFTSASTLILTSAEVTQTANSLSLDLSSSTINILDNTSKYFKINLFLDETLPVDSDQSLFQAEVTYNNLGFSTTTGSNGFLSEINSGNDILGPELTINVEASQLIFTNTFLSDYFVNINFETITVQAKDINGNLDTDYSNEITLSSDDLNGIDISVDATNSVLAENGEANFNAIFYDEIATAETLQATDGTLTSNSSSSFNVIETDADTQIESPTAQILPSTVIAADHTSSGTPIEVFRFDIEDLGTSDGLSTFVTEIKFTSADNNTANFQDVINNISLSDGTQTYIADSFTTTQDTITLSFAATPIEVNDASTLTLTASVELSNNPIVDNSIIALEIDTSNHEFSSTNQGSNFEENQSNGIITGPEITLNVVATELIFSKQPSNTLIGQTIVPAVEVAAVDINNNLDTDYSQDITLTPSGVSTISLSSILTEQAASGIATFDDLSYSSIGIDNSLSAEDNSAPTSLVSGTSNLFEILGTFDETSLVNTPVSQSTNQIIEAASFTDASSTFEVFSFSLNDTGPDGLSTNVTRVSFTPSTENTADWSDHISGLVLSDGTTTYTPDSSTITDTEITLVFNTPIIIEDSSSLELKVNAFLNTTNIVDGAIISFEILTSNTAFSANTSGSRFNSPYVTETITGPEITIDVVGTELAFSSQPTNTLIFQNMSTVEVSLSDVNGNEDTTSTIQVNITSTGSLVGGTTSSQTSNAFASFGDIVHDATGTGLTLTANATGFTSITSTSFDITDEEVIALQDWDDTTPVWTINSVSSLTNAGWDINYFGEINTSNVNVNEFSNTLFSGEIFGINNLLAITGASNPELIELVNVDVSNYNDISFSFDYEYLNLDDAVDVLSYELFYDDVSQGEVSLLSTGTDQDLSGNINLSIDESGGEISNIRVTLKVFNNSLDEYIGIDNISLLGKKASIDYVYDGTSWSPENPDGIATIQDNLTVESGTTSLNSINFCNNLQIDAGATLNLNAATTFSGDIINDGELNATDADLEFKGSTAQNLTSSTKINVKSIKLSNSNNLTLDTDIDLFETLTIDAGNINITTNDTLTLRSNALGTASIGQIANGSSISGGIIIEQFIPQSNRAFRYLSSPISTTTSINDNWQEGQNNNSGEISNYNENWNDYVANGHNNNNNPGFGTHITGSNTGSDGFDETLTGNSSIFSWDNSFQQWNSISNTQSNSLIAGNAYTVLIRGDRSTSLFSNSVVGGATTLRIKDNAENLVYGNTNVNSNLLNSEAIGSWNLIGNLYQAKVDMQQLTNNSTDIQTNYYYVYDPTLNQRGGYVAVDLNTINGSPTPSSNQDKYLQPGQAFFIQNTGISPQLSFQENYKKAGQVTNVVLNTSNNTDFKEVNIEVFKNQTLVDGAKVEFGSQYSDEVNFEDALKLWNNDESLAIKNNEDYLSIDKRNTLNQDTEINLFLWNFTSTNYIFKINITNVENAILYDQYLETYTALESGQNSIDVEIDEAITESIDSNRFKIIFDPTTLNFENFEDSIEALSIYPNPNSGKLINIKGNYDFENIKVNIYDQFGRLINSPSIKQQQIDLETALNPGIYFIEFNNGDIKSTKKLIVK; the protein is encoded by the coding sequence ATGAATCGAATAATTACTCTTCTATCCTGCTTATTTTTATTATTCAGTATTAAAACAAAAGCGCAATGCTCAACAACTCCTGCACAGGTTTCAGATATAACTTTAAGTGTAAATGCTGGCTCTCTTTCAGTTAACTGGAACGAAGTCAGTGCAGACACTCGATATTTAGTTATTGGTCGTGAAGCATCAGAAACAACTTTTACTCCTTTAAACGGAACTACTTACACAACCGGAGCTAACTTAAATTTTATGGCAGCTACAACTTTAGGTGGTGACAACTCAAAACTTTTAGCAAATACTTCTAATGAAAGCGTTAACATAAGTGGCTTAGAAGAAGGTAAAACATATCATATCACCATATTTGCATTCTGTAACAATGGTAAGTTATATAATACTAACATCACAAATGAAGCTAATTCAGATTCAATTTTATTTACAATTAATTATTGCTCTATAAGTTCAAATAGTGCTAGTGATACAGATATTAATAGCATCTCGACAGATGGTTTTAGTAATTCAGACGCTGGCGGAACAGAATCAACTGAGTATTATGATAATACCAATCTTAGTCCAATTGAGATTTTCAGAGACACAGTATTTGATTTAGACTTAAATGTTAGCTCAAGCAGCACAGAAGCTTCTCAAGTTATTGTTTGGATAGATTTTAATCGTGATGGTGATTTTAATGACTCATCTGAAAGTATTGATTTTGGTGAAATTAGCGCTAATACTACATCAACCTTGACGCAAGCTATAGAAGTTCCTGTAAATGCAACCTTAGGCACGACTAGATTAAGAGTAGTTATTAAAGAAGGGACTTCAGATCCTTCAAATTGTGGTAATCAAAACGGAATCGAAGTTGAAGATTACAGCATTAATATTAATACAATTAACACATCTGATGTTTTAAACATCTCTAATAATTCAACCTCAAACACAATAACAGCGAATGAACAAACAGTAGATTTTGGTGGCATCGACTCAGGTGTTGGTTTTGAATCTATATTTTTTGAAATTAAAGATGACAGTAATTTTCCTGATGGAAAAAACACAGAAGTTAGCCAAATGACGCTCCGAGAAGGAAACAATAATACCTTTAATTGGGATGGTTTAGACCTTAATAAAGTTGTAATAACGTATAGCGATAATTCAGATTTCACGAGTGCATCAACACTAATACTTACATCAGCTGAAGTAACACAAACGGCAAATTCTCTAAGTTTAGACTTATCAAGTTCAACAATAAACATTTTAGACAATACCTCTAAATACTTTAAAATAAATTTATTTTTAGATGAAACACTGCCAGTTGATAGCGATCAAAGTCTTTTTCAAGCTGAAGTTACTTACAACAACCTCGGATTTTCAACCACAACTGGCAGTAATGGTTTCTTAAGCGAAATTAATTCTGGAAATGATATTTTAGGTCCAGAACTTACCATTAATGTAGAAGCTTCTCAACTAATATTCACCAACACCTTTTTAAGTGACTATTTTGTAAATATAAATTTTGAAACTATAACTGTTCAAGCTAAAGACATTAACGGGAATTTAGATACAGATTACTCAAATGAGATTACTTTAAGCTCAGATGATCTCAATGGTATTGACATCTCAGTCGATGCTACAAATTCGGTACTTGCTGAAAATGGTGAAGCAAATTTTAATGCTATTTTTTATGATGAAATAGCCACCGCAGAAACACTTCAAGCAACTGATGGAACATTAACTTCAAATTCTTCCTCAAGTTTTAATGTAATTGAAACTGATGCAGATACACAAATTGAATCACCTACTGCTCAAATTTTACCAAGTACAGTCATTGCTGCAGACCATACAAGTTCAGGAACACCAATTGAAGTTTTCAGATTTGATATTGAAGACTTAGGGACTTCAGATGGTTTATCAACCTTTGTAACTGAAATTAAATTTACTTCAGCAGATAACAATACAGCTAATTTTCAAGATGTTATCAACAACATTAGCCTATCAGACGGAACACAAACCTATATAGCAGATAGCTTTACTACCACTCAAGACACCATTACCTTAAGCTTTGCGGCAACACCGATTGAAGTGAACGATGCCTCAACTTTAACTCTTACTGCTTCAGTTGAACTTTCAAATAATCCAATTGTAGATAATAGCATTATAGCTTTAGAGATTGATACTTCTAATCACGAATTTAGTTCTACTAATCAAGGTTCAAATTTTGAAGAAAACCAGAGCAACGGAATTATTACAGGACCTGAAATTACTCTAAATGTTGTTGCAACTGAACTTATTTTCTCAAAACAACCTAGCAATACGTTAATTGGACAAACAATAGTTCCAGCAGTTGAAGTTGCTGCGGTAGACATTAATAATAACTTAGATACTGATTATTCACAAGATATTACATTAACACCAAGTGGTGTATCAACAATAAGCCTTAGTTCAATTCTTACAGAACAAGCAGCCAGCGGTATTGCCACATTTGATGATTTAAGTTATTCTTCAATTGGTATCGACAATTCTTTATCTGCAGAAGATAATTCAGCTCCGACAAGTTTGGTTAGCGGTACTAGTAACTTATTTGAAATTTTAGGTACATTTGATGAAACAAGTTTAGTGAACACGCCTGTGTCGCAATCAACTAATCAAATTATTGAAGCCGCATCATTTACTGATGCATCATCTACATTCGAAGTTTTTAGTTTTAGTTTAAATGATACAGGTCCAGATGGTTTATCGACCAATGTTACGCGAGTAAGTTTTACGCCTTCAACTGAAAATACAGCTGACTGGAGTGATCATATTTCGGGACTTGTTTTAAGTGATGGGACTACAACTTATACGCCAGATTCTTCAACAATAACTGATACCGAAATTACACTTGTGTTTAACACACCGATAATTATTGAAGACTCATCAAGTTTAGAACTCAAAGTAAACGCTTTTTTAAATACAACTAATATTGTAGATGGCGCTATTATTAGTTTTGAAATATTAACTTCTAATACAGCATTCAGTGCAAATACTTCAGGAAGTCGATTTAATTCACCTTACGTTACAGAAACAATTACAGGTCCAGAAATAACCATAGACGTTGTAGGTACTGAACTTGCTTTTTCATCTCAGCCTACAAATACGTTAATATTTCAAAACATGTCTACAGTCGAAGTAAGCCTGAGCGATGTTAACGGCAATGAAGATACAACCTCAACAATACAAGTCAATATCACATCTACAGGTAGTTTAGTTGGTGGTACGACTTCTTCCCAAACTAGTAACGCCTTTGCTTCATTCGGTGATATCGTTCACGACGCTACAGGTACAGGCTTAACTCTAACTGCTAACGCAACAGGGTTTACCTCGATTACTTCAACAAGTTTTGATATCACAGATGAAGAAGTCATTGCATTACAAGATTGGGATGACACCACACCTGTTTGGACTATAAATTCTGTAAGTTCACTTACAAATGCAGGTTGGGATATTAATTATTTCGGAGAAATTAACACTTCAAATGTTAACGTAAATGAATTCTCCAACACTTTATTTTCTGGTGAAATTTTTGGTATTAATAACCTTCTAGCCATCACAGGTGCTTCAAATCCTGAGTTGATCGAGTTAGTTAATGTCGATGTTTCTAACTATAACGACATTTCTTTTTCATTTGACTATGAATATTTAAATCTAGATGATGCTGTTGATGTTCTATCTTATGAACTATTTTATGATGATGTTTCACAAGGTGAAGTAAGCCTTCTATCTACTGGAACAGATCAAGACTTGAGTGGAAACATTAATCTGAGTATAGATGAAAGTGGTGGAGAAATCAGTAACATACGTGTAACGCTCAAAGTATTTAATAATAGTTTAGATGAATATATTGGGATAGATAATATCTCTCTTTTGGGTAAAAAAGCAAGTATAGATTACGTTTATGATGGCACAAGTTGGTCTCCAGAAAATCCTGATGGCATTGCAACAATTCAGGATAATCTTACAGTAGAATCAGGAACAACTAGTTTAAACTCAATTAACTTTTGCAATAACCTACAAATTGATGCTGGCGCAACTTTAAATTTAAATGCGGCAACAACCTTTTCTGGTGATATCATAAACGATGGTGAGTTAAATGCTACAGATGCAGATCTAGAATTTAAAGGCTCAACTGCCCAAAATTTAACCTCATCAACCAAAATAAATGTAAAATCGATTAAATTAAGTAATTCAAACAATCTCACACTAGACACGGACATCGATTTGTTTGAAACCCTAACAATAGATGCAGGAAATATTAATATTACTACTAATGACACCTTAACTCTAAGAAGTAATGCGTTAGGCACGGCATCTATCGGTCAAATTGCTAACGGTTCATCAATCAGTGGTGGGATTATAATTGAGCAATTTATTCCACAATCTAACCGTGCATTTAGATATTTATCATCACCAATTTCTACAACAACTTCAATTAATGACAACTGGCAAGAAGGCCAAAATAATAATTCTGGAGAAATTTCAAACTATAACGAAAATTGGAATGATTATGTTGCTAATGGACACAATAATAACAATAATCCAGGATTTGGAACTCATATAACTGGATCTAACACAGGCTCTGATGGTTTCGATGAAACTCTCACTGGTAATTCGTCTATATTTAGTTGGGATAATTCGTTTCAACAATGGAATTCAATCTCAAATACGCAATCTAATTCATTAATTGCTGGCAATGCTTACACAGTTTTGATTAGAGGCGACAGGTCTACTAGTTTATTTTCAAACTCAGTTGTCGGAGGTGCAACAACATTAAGAATAAAAGACAATGCTGAAAACCTAGTTTATGGTAATACAAATGTCAATAGCAATTTATTAAATTCTGAAGCCATTGGAAGCTGGAATTTAATTGGGAACTTATATCAAGCTAAAGTTGATATGCAACAATTAACTAACAATTCAACTGATATTCAAACAAACTATTATTATGTTTATGACCCAACTCTAAATCAGCGTGGTGGTTATGTAGCTGTAGACTTAAACACCATTAATGGCTCGCCAACGCCAAGTTCAAATCAAGACAAATACTTACAACCTGGCCAAGCCTTTTTTATACAAAATACAGGAATTTCACCTCAGTTAAGTTTTCAAGAAAACTATAAAAAAGCCGGGCAAGTCACAAATGTTGTTTTAAATACTTCAAATAATACTGACTTTAAAGAAGTTAATATTGAAGTATTTAAAAATCAAACTTTAGTTGATGGTGCAAAAGTTGAGTTTGGAAGCCAATATAGTGATGAAGTTAACTTTGAAGATGCTTTAAAATTATGGAATAATGACGAAAGTTTAGCAATTAAAAATAATGAAGATTATTTGAGTATTGATAAAAGAAATACTTTAAATCAGGATACTGAAATAAATTTATTCTTATGGAATTTTACTTCAACTAATTATATCTTTAAAATAAATATCACTAATGTTGAAAACGCAATATTATATGATCAATATTTAGAGACTTATACAGCATTAGAAAGCGGGCAAAATTCAATTGATGTTGAAATTGATGAAGCCATAACTGAATCGATTGACTCTAACCGTTTTAAGATTATTTTTGATCCAACAACGCTTAACTTTGAGAATTTTGAAGACTCCATTGAAGCGCTTAGCATTTACCCGAACCCGAATTCTGGTAAATTGATTAACATAAAAGGAAACTATGACTTCGAAAACATTAAAGTTAATATTTATGATCAATTTGGAAGACTTATTAACTCGCCTTCAATAAAACAACAACAAATCGATTTAGAGACTGCTTTAAATCCTGGTATTTACTTTATAGAATTTAATAATGGTGATATTAAATCGACTAAAAAACTGATCGTTAAATAG
- a CDS encoding T9SS type A sorting domain-containing protein produces the protein MKSITFLTCLMTIFGSVYGMQNNNSGEITADLYRVTNTDEILVDGVRIQFNELYSDQVLNEDAGKMWNPDESIAILNQSYYLSIDKRNLYNPNTEIKFYFYNYVATNYKLEINSDLNDQVYLYDSMANTYSTLTPGTNIIYYSVENNQISASPERFKIVFTNPFDNTLSTTEITSKNIKIYPNPSKDGFVNIDTHLLKGLDVELLVYDQLGRQVFKDKRNIQTNSSMLNLSTSVKQGTYMLQIKTDQQQFTKRLVVL, from the coding sequence ATGAAATCAATTACTTTTTTAACATGTTTAATGACCATTTTCGGGAGTGTTTATGGTATGCAGAATAACAATAGCGGAGAAATAACAGCTGATCTTTACCGAGTGACTAATACAGATGAAATTTTAGTTGATGGTGTTAGGATTCAATTTAATGAACTCTACTCTGACCAAGTATTAAATGAAGATGCAGGGAAAATGTGGAATCCTGATGAAAGCATAGCAATTCTAAATCAAAGCTACTATCTGAGTATTGATAAAAGAAATTTATATAATCCAAATACAGAAATTAAATTTTACTTTTATAATTACGTTGCTACAAATTATAAACTTGAAATTAATAGTGATTTAAATGATCAAGTGTATTTATACGACAGTATGGCAAATACCTATTCAACTCTAACTCCTGGAACAAATATTATCTACTACAGTGTTGAAAACAATCAAATTTCAGCTTCACCAGAACGTTTTAAAATTGTATTTACAAATCCTTTTGATAACACTTTATCTACTACAGAGATAACATCAAAAAATATAAAAATTTATCCAAACCCTTCTAAGGATGGTTTTGTAAATATAGATACACATTTACTAAAAGGTCTAGACGTTGAACTTTTAGTTTATGACCAACTAGGACGCCAAGTATTCAAAGACAAAAGAAACATTCAAACTAATAGCTCAATGCTTAATTTAAGCACCTCAGTTAAACAAGGCACCTACATGCTACAAATTAAAACAGACCAACAACAATTTACCAAGCGTTTAGTGGTATTATAA